One window of Lytechinus variegatus isolate NC3 chromosome 2, Lvar_3.0, whole genome shotgun sequence genomic DNA carries:
- the LOC121409581 gene encoding uncharacterized protein LOC121409581, whose product MGYDLKKKIGDEWADAKYTLSQRKPWEIITALFLIVLLIGSVVMAFIFTIVAPPGVLGDSGSGSASIARQRLSVQQQRVPALYKRSVEENPDSAPKSASASGIDDALSCVEIGSTMMTKGVTSSEAAKEIIVCLGKLSISDMDTIVKLEEELASALFTGDREAAVDILQKIIQHDVIKEPRFA is encoded by the exons ATGGGCTAtgatttgaagaagaaaattgGAGATGAGTGGGCAGATGCCAAGTACAC ACTTAGCCAGAGAAAACCATGGGAGATCATCACCGCCCTCTTCCTCATCGTCCTCCTCATCGGCAGCGTGGTCATGGCATTTATTTTCACGATCGTAGCACCACCCGGTGTCCTCGGCGACAGCGGCAGTGGTAGTGCTTCTATCGCACGGCAGCGCCTCAGTGTTCAACAACAGAGAGTACCCGCGCTATACAAG CGTTCTGTGGAAGAAAATCCCGACTCGGCTCCAAAGTCTGCCAGTGCTTCAGGAATTGATGATGCTCTCAGCTGTGTTGAAATTGGAAG TACGATGATGACGAAGGGTGTTACTTCGTCTGAAGCCGCCAAGGAAATTATCGTTTGTCTTGGAAAACTATCGATCAGTGATATGG ATACCATCGTAAAATTGGAAGAAGAATTAGCATCCGCACTCTTCACAG GTGACAGAGAGGCTGCCGTAGATATCCTCCAAAAGATTATCCAACATGACGTCATCAAGGAGCCAAGATTTgcgtga